One Coffea arabica cultivar ET-39 chromosome 5c, Coffea Arabica ET-39 HiFi, whole genome shotgun sequence DNA window includes the following coding sequences:
- the LOC113690401 gene encoding uncharacterized protein has translation MGSGGFFMICILHSLVALSCGGVMMFHSYEFLEFSHGRDRASKLAGSTPHDQLLIRTSDSFSGLLLFAIGFLLLMVAFVKDRDFQSYFAKGCVLLHVAMAIWRIYFERKLEVLGRDWLRLVVGDIVLGLSWVFFLVYSWREKYD, from the coding sequence ATGGGTTCGGGTGGGTTCTTCATGATATGTATTCTGCATTCTTTGGTGGCCTTGAGCTGTGGAGGCGTGATGATGTTCCATAGTTACGAGTTCCTTGAATTCAGCCATGGGAGAGACCGTGCTAGTAAGCTCGCAGGATCAACCCCTCATGATCAGCTGTTAATCCGAACTTCGGATTCATTTTCAGGGTTGTTATTGTTCGCAATTGGTTTTCTCTTGCTCATGGTAGCTTTTGTAAAGGACAGGGACTTTCAGAGCTATTTTGCTAAGGGGTGTGTGCTTCTCCATGTTGCAATGGCAATTTGGAGAATATACTTCGAGAGGAAGCTTGAAGTCCTTGGCCGCGATTGGCTTCGCCTGGTCGTTGGTGATATAGTATTGGGGCTTTCTTGGGTTTTTTTCCTTGTATATTCGTGGAGGGAGAAGTATGATTGA
- the LOC113690453 gene encoding vesicle-fusing ATPase has product MAGRSQYGSSTMIVTNTPAADLALTNLAYCSPSDLRNFVVPGSRLAYALVGDTFVLSVESHDAIPNGHIALNAGQRRQARVSTADSISVSRFIPPEYFDLALLTVELEFVKKGTREEHVDAALLSQQIKKRFNKQIMTNGQKVIFEYHGNRYTFTVNQAAVEGQERSKGIERGIISADTYIIFEASGSSGIKIVNQRESASSSIFKQRDFNLQSLGIGGLSAEFADIFRRAFASRVFPPHVTTKLGIKHVKGMLLYGPPGTGKTLMARQIGKMLNGKEPKIVNGPEVLSKFVGETEKNVRDLFADAEQDQRTKGDQSDLHVIIFDEIDAICKSRGSTRDGTGVHDSIVNQLLTKIDGVESLNNVLLIGMTNRKDLIDEALLRPGRLEVQVEISLPDENGRLQILQIHTNKMKESSFLAPDVNLQELAARTKNYSGAELEGVVKSAVSFALNRQLSLDDLTKPVDEESIKVTMDDFLVALQEVTPAFGASTDDLERCRINGIVDCGERHSHIYRRTMLLAEQVKVSKGSPLITCLLEGPSGSGKTAMAATIGIESDFPYVKIISAESMIGLSEGSKCAQIVKVFEDAYKSPLSIIILDDIERLIEYVAIGPRFSNLISQTLLVLLKRLPPKGKNVLVIGTTSEVNFLKMIGIRDAFSVTYHIPTLGTEDARKVLQQLKVFSDDDVDSAAEALNDMPIKMLYMVVEMAAQGEQGGEAEAIYSGRQKIKINHFLNCLQDVVQYQDKDLVVY; this is encoded by the exons ATGGCAGGGAGGTCACAGTACGGGTCATCGACGATGATCGTCACCAACACGCCTGCTGCAGATCTCGCCTTAACCAATTTAGCATATTGCTCTCCCTCCGATCTCCGGAACTTCGTCGTACCTGGATCCAGACTCGCTTATGCTCTCGTCGGGGACACGTTTGTTCTATCCGTCGAA AGCCATGATGCGATTCCTAATGGCCACATTGCGCTCAATGCTGGTCAACGGCGACAAGCTAGAGTTTCTACTGCAGATTCGATATCCGTGAGCAG ATTTATACCACCTGAATATTTTGACCTCGCTTTGCTAACAGTTGAGTTGGAATTTGTGAAGAAGGGTACTAGAGAAGAGCAT GTAGATGCTGCACTTCTGTCccagcagattaagaaaagatTTAATAAGCAG ATTATGACAAACGGGCAAAAAGTAATATTTGAATATCATGGAAATCGTTACACTTTCACAGTTAACCAAGCTGCTGTAGAAGGACAAGAAAGATCCAAAGGAATTGAGCGGGGGATAATTTCAGCTGATACATATATCATCTTCGAGGCTTCAGGCTCCAGCGGTATAAAG ATAGTCAACCAGCGCGAATCGGCCAGTAGCAGCATCTTTAAACAGAGAGACTTTAATCTTCAATCGCTGGGTATTGGCGGTTTAAGTGCAGAGTTTGCTGATATATTTCGAAGGGCTTTTGCCTCAAGGGTTTTCCCACCGCATGTGACCACTAA ATTAGGCATCAAGCATGTTAAAGGAATGCTACTCTATGGACCTCCTGGCACTGGGAAGACGCTAATGGCTCGTCAAATTGGGAAGATGTTAAATGGGAAAGAACCAAAG ATTGTCAATGGACCTGAAGTGTTGAGTAAGTTTGTTGGTGAAACTGAGAAGAATGTCAGAGATTTATTTGCTGATGCTGAACAGGATCAAAGAACCAAAG GTGACCAAAGTGATTTGCATGTTATCATCTTTGATGAAATTGATGCAATTTGCAAG TCGAGAGGTTCAACTCGGGATGGAACTGGAGTACATGATAGCATTGTCAACCAGCTGCTCACTAAG ATAGATGGTGTGGAGTCTCTGAACAATGTTTTGCTCATTGGGATGACCAACAGGAAAGATTTGATTGATGAAGCACTTTTAAG ACCTGGACGTCTGGAAGTGCAAGTGGAGATAAGTCTTCCAGATGAAAATGGCCGTTTACAGATTCTCCAGATTCATACAAACAAGATGAAAGAGagttcatttcttgctccagaTGTTAATCtgcaagagcttg CTGCTAGGACAAAAAACTACAGTGGGGCAGAGCTTGAGGGAGTTGTAAAAAGTGCAGTTTCTTTTGCTTTGAACCGGCAATTAAGTCTGGACGATCTTACAAAACCAGTTGATGAGGAAAGTATAAAAGTTACAATGGATGATTTTCTTGTTGCCCTTCAAGAAGTCACTCCTGCATTTGGAGCTTCCACTGATGATCTTGAGCGCTGCAG AATCAATGGAATTGTCGATTGTGGTGAACGACATTCCCACATATATAGAAGAACCATGCTTTTGGCAGAACAAGTTAAAGTTAGCAAAGGTAGCCCGCTTATTACTTGTCTTCTGGAAGGACCAAGTGGgag TGGGAAGACAGCAATGGCAGCAACTATTGGTATTGAAAGTGATTTTCCCTATGTCAAGATT ATTTCTGCTGAATCAATGATTGGACTCAGTGAAGGCAGTAAATGTGCCCAGATTGTGAAG GTATTTGAGGATGCTTATAAGTCCCCTCTAAGCATTATCATCCTTGATGATATTGAAAG GCTAATAGAATATGTTGCAATTGGCCCACgattttcaaacttaatttCTCAGACGTTGTTGGTACTTCTCAAGCGGTTACCTCCAAAA GGGAAAAATGTTCTTGTGATTGGGACAACCAGTGAGGTTAATTTCTTGAAGATGATTGGTATTCGCGATGCTTTCTCCGTCACCTACCATATTCCAACACTAGGCACAGAAGATGCCAGAAAG GTGCTGCAACAGCTTAAGGTTTTCTCAGATGATGATGTTGATTCAGCTGCTGAGGCATTGAATGAC ATGCCGATCAAGATGCTTTACATGGTAGTTGAGATGGCGGCTCAAGGCGAGCAAGGGGGAGAAGCGGAAGCTATTTACTCTGGCCGGCAGAAGATCAAGATTAATCATTTCTTGAATTGTCTACAAGATGTAGTTCAATATCAGGATAAAGACTTGGTAGTATATTAG
- the LOC113689816 gene encoding cytochrome c oxidase copper chaperone 1 — protein sequence MGGLPAQNSSSVISLNVHKDQSPGSVGPGPDSKPRKKICCACPETKKLRDECVVEHGEAACGKWIEAHRKCLRAEGFNV from the coding sequence ATGGGTGGATTGCCTGCACAGAACTCTTCATCTGTTATCTCCTTGAATGTACACAAAGATCAAAGTCCAGGTTCTGTAGGACCAGGGCCGGATTCAAAGCCGCGGAAGAAGATATGCTGTGCTTGCCCCGAGACAAAGAAACTAAGAGATGAATGTGTTGTGGAGCATGGCGAAGCTGCTTGTGGAAAATGGATCGAGGCTCATCGTAAATGCCTCCGTGCGGAAGGCTTCAATGTTTAA